The nucleotide window TAAAAATCAAAACGTCAAAGGAATGAGCCCTGATTTAGATAAATTGGCATTTATATATAACAATTCTGTTTTACGTTCACATGAAGAAGATGTGTTGCTAGATAGCAGTGTTGATGCTTCTTATAGAGAAAAATGTAAGCAACATCTTGAATTGCCAAAGGCAGATGCAGACAATATGCTGGTAAATATTTCTAACCATGATGAAATAGGAAATGAAGCTGGCGGAAAACGTAATATGGTGGGAATACTCGCTGACGGTCTTGATTTGACTCAGCGGTGCGGTAATGATTGGCGGAAATCTCAAAAATTAATATTTGAGATGGTTAAATATTATTCAGAAAACGGTGAGCCGATGCCAGAAGAATTGCAACAAAAATTAGGCTGCAAAGCTCCTGTTAATAAAAATTTGTTTATGCGTGAATTTAACAAAGCGTTCGAGCTCAACAAGTTGCTCTTAGGTGCAATGTTTATGCATCCGAGCCCTAAAGAATTCTTTATGGGTGATGATAGGGGTGAGCTTGCTCCTTTGAAATTCTTCTGTGAAGTACCAAATTCCGCAAAGAAAAATTTATCTGATATTGAGCTCGAAAAAGGTTATGCTCCTGATGAGAACGCTTTTCAGGATTCAAAACTTGAGCAAAATTCTTATAACCCCAAGTGGGTTAATTATGGGACAAATGAGTTTTCTAAAGATTTTGCACATATTTTTCGTACAAATAAAGCTTTTAGCGAAACGAAATTAGAAAATGTATGCTCAGCTGTAAAAAAGGATAAGGCAACTCTTGAAGTAAAACGATACGACAATGATGGACATGAAGTTATCGCTGTTATGAATTTTTCTTCTTGCCCTCAATCTGATTTTGAATTGCAAACAACATCTTCGAAAAATGTAAAAGAACTTATAAACAGCAATGAAAATAAATACCAAGGTAGTGGGCAATATATAAATGAAGGCATTGTTTCATCAAAAGAAATTACTGTTCCACCTTATGGAATTGTTGTGTTGCAACCTTGTTAATTATCGAATCTCAACTTTTTTAATGTTTTTTTCTAATAGCATTTTAAAATTTTGCAAATCCGAATCACTATGAGGCTTGTAATTCATAAATGATGAGTCGAGTGTTTTTGACGCAACAAATTTTTGGATATAATATTTTTCTGCACCTTTTAATAAAAGCCCAATTTTTTCAAAGTCATTATTCGATAGTTGCTCTTGCGTGGCTGTAGTCCTGAATTCGTATTCAACATCTTTTTTTAATAATATATCAATGCTTGATTTTATCAAATTTGTGCTGATAGAAGATTTTGATATTTCGTTATATTTATCCAACGGGGCTTTTATATCCATTGCAACATAATCAATCAGTTTTTCTTTGATAAGTTGTTGCAACATTGTTGGATTTGTTCCGTTTGTGTCGAGTTTTATTAGAAATCCAAATTCTTTTATTCTTTTTATAAAAGTTGGCAAATCTTTTTGTATAGTTGGCTCGCCACCACTTATTACGACAGCATCGAGTTTCCCTTTTCTCTTTGTTAAAAATTCGAGAATTTCATTTTCCTTATACAAAATTCCGTCGCCGTTTTTGACAAGCTCAGGATTATGACAATATCCGCAAGCAAAATTGCAGCCCAATGTAAAAATTGTAGCTGCAATCTTATTAGGATAATCAATAAAAGATGTTTTTTGAATGCCACCTATTTTGATAGACATTCCTTGCCTTCTTTTGCGATATTATAGGTTTTTCTGGCTTTAAATTCCGCTTGTTTGCCTTTATTCCACTGTTTGACAGGTCTTATAAATCCTACAACTCTCGAATAGACTTCGCATTCTGTTCCGCAAGTAGGGCATGAACTGTGTTCACCTACGATATACCCGTGGTCAGGGCAGATGCTGAATGTCGGAGAGAATGTAAAGTATGGCAATTTATAGTTCTCACATACTTTTTTGACGAAATTTTTCATAGTTTCGTTATTAGACACTCTTTCACCGGCAAATATGTGGACGGTAGTTCCTCCGGTATATTTTGTTTGCAATTCATCTTGAAGGTCTAAAAGTTCAAACACATCGTCTGTGTAATTAACAGGAACATGGGTAGAGTTTGTGTAGTAAGGTTCGCCGTCGTTATTAGCAGAAATTATGTGCGGGCAATTTTCTTTATCCAGTTTTGCAAGACGGTAAGTTGTTCCTTCTGCAGGTGTTGCTTCAAGATTGTAGTTGTGCCCTGTTGTTTCTTGGTATGAAACAATTCTTTCACGCATAAAATCCATAACTTCTATTGCGAAGTTATGACCTTTTTCACTTGCAATATTTTCCCCGAATAAGTTTAAACAAGCTTCGTTCATACCGATTAAACCAATTGTAGAGAAGTGGTTTTTCCAGTATTCATTAAATCTTGCATAAATATCTCTAAGGTAAAATTTTGTATATGGATAAAGGTTGTTGATGGTAAATTTTTCAACCAACTTTCTTTTTATTTCAAGTGATTCTTTTGCTAAATCCATTCTTTCTGTAAGAATTTTGAAAAATTCTTGTTTGTTATTAGCTTGGTACCCTATTTTTGGTAAATTGATTGTTACAACACCGATAGAACCCGTTAGAGGGTTAGAACCGAATAAACCGCCACCTCTGTATTGGAGCTGTCTGTTATCAATTCTTAAACGGCAGCACATAGAGCGTGCGTCTTCTGGGTTGAGGTCTGAATTTACAAAATTTGAGAAGTTTGGAATTCCGTATTTTGCAGTTATTTCCCATAATCCGTCAAGATTTTTGTTTTCCCAGTTAAAGTCCTTTGTAATATTATAAGTAGGAACCGGGAACGTAAAGACTCTTCCTGCACTGTCACCTTCCATCATTACTTCAAAGAAGGCTTTATTGACCATGTCCATTTCCCCTTGGAAGTCGCCGTAAGTAGCTTCTTGGATTTCTCCTCCGATAATTACGCCTTGCTCTTTATAATAGCTCGGAACATTTAAGTCCATTGTTATATTTGAAAATGGAGTTTGGAATCCTACACGAGTCGGGACGTTCATATTGAAAATAAATTCTTGCATAGCTT belongs to Candidatus Gastranaerophilales bacterium and includes:
- a CDS encoding ribonucleoside triphosphate reductase, with amino-acid sequence MEKILKRDGNVVEFNSDKITNAIVRAGLATKEFDKKTAKTLTEKVISLVSKLVKERQEEHNISSVEEVQDVVEYVLFSSNYKKTAKSYAVYREQHAKIRDFAENAQVDMIDDYLSLIDWKVNENSNMGYSIQGLNNYIASNISKSYWLNKIYPDAIKEAHSQGDIHIHDLNILASYCVGWDLKDLLMEGFKGVEGKISSAPAKHFRTALGQIVNFMYTLQGESAGAQAFSNFDTLLAPFIRYDNLTYAQVKQAMQEFIFNMNVPTRVGFQTPFSNITMDLNVPSYYKEQGVIIGGEIQEATYGDFQGEMDMVNKAFFEVMMEGDSAGRVFTFPVPTYNITKDFNWENKNLDGLWEITAKYGIPNFSNFVNSDLNPEDARSMCCRLRIDNRQLQYRGGGLFGSNPLTGSIGVVTINLPKIGYQANNKQEFFKILTERMDLAKESLEIKRKLVEKFTINNLYPYTKFYLRDIYARFNEYWKNHFSTIGLIGMNEACLNLFGENIASEKGHNFAIEVMDFMRERIVSYQETTGHNYNLEATPAEGTTYRLAKLDKENCPHIISANNDGEPYYTNSTHVPVNYTDDVFELLDLQDELQTKYTGGTTVHIFAGERVSNNETMKNFVKKVCENYKLPYFTFSPTFSICPDHGYIVGEHSSCPTCGTECEVYSRVVGFIRPVKQWNKGKQAEFKARKTYNIAKEGKECLSK
- a CDS encoding anaerobic ribonucleoside-triphosphate reductase activating protein, translated to MSIKIGGIQKTSFIDYPNKIAATIFTLGCNFACGYCHNPELVKNGDGILYKENEILEFLTKRKGKLDAVVISGGEPTIQKDLPTFIKRIKEFGFLIKLDTNGTNPTMLQQLIKEKLIDYVAMDIKAPLDKYNEISKSSISTNLIKSSIDILLKKDVEYEFRTTATQEQLSNNDFEKIGLLLKGAEKYYIQKFVASKTLDSSFMNYKPHSDSDLQNFKMLLEKNIKKVEIR